CGATTTTCGGGATCTGGCTAAATATTTGCCCGCCTGACTTCGTAATGGGTGGCGCTGTTTTTTCCCCCGAGGAAAGAACCCAGATTTTTCCTTTTTTTGAACCGGAATTTGTTTCCTGGCCGACCATGAAAGAGGTCATCTTTTGGGACCAACGGGAGGTGGTTTCACTTTCCACCAGGGCTTGGGCGATCTTGATATCCATGGCCGCGACGCCGGCAAACGATCCGTCCGGATGCCGGAAGGGCATGGAAATGGTTAAGGTCAGCTGATGGGTGGTGGCATCTACCATTGTCATCCAATTAGGGGTCATAGAATTTTTTGCGCTCTTATACCAGGATCGCTCCCGGGGGTCGTAGCCCGTCGGGTAGCCGCCGTGGCCCGGATAAGAAATGTGCACCCCACTCTCCAGGCTGGCATATACCCATATGAGACCATCGCCGTAGTCTTGGCCGAGGCGCTTCAGGGTAGCGCTCAAACGCGTGAACCTGGAAATGTCCTTGGCGACATCCGCCTTGTTCGTGCCCGGGGCCAACAGGAAATTGGGGTGTTCACGGCTGACATGCTTGTAAGTGACCACGCCGCCTCTGAATTGGATGGGATGATTCTGCGAGAGCGCCATATCATTGGGAGCTGACCGTGAATCGTCAAAATCTGCAGCATAGTACAGCCGTTTTTCCGGCGGCGGCGGTAAGGCCAGAGCAAGCTCAGCCCGGGCAACCAGTCGTTGGATGCACTGCTCGGCAGCGAATCCGCCCAGAAGACTGAATGCCGCATAACTGCGAGCTGCCTGCACCATCTCCTGCCTGACGGTATCCGTAAGGGTATTTTGGGCTTTCGCGGAAATGGTTTTCCCCAATTGCCGGGAGGCGTGGTGGGTAATCCAGGTGACGGCCAGTAATGGAACCAGACTGGCAGCTAAAAGAACCAGGAAGTGTTTCCAGCGCAGTTTCATGACCCCTCCTGTCTTTTGTCTCGACGGCCTGAGTTAGCGGGATTCCCGGTATCGCCGTCGAGCATATTGATCGAAATCAAAGAATATTCACAAATTGAATCTAATCTTGAATATTCAAAAGAGGGGTTTGGGTCAACTAAAAATAATGACGATCTATGTCACATCCGTGACGTTAAAACCATTTTCTTTTAAGTCCGCAACAGCTGATGATGCATCTTCTGTTCTAAGCCGCAAAATAATGTACCAGTTCCCTTTTTGGGATCTTTCAATTCCGATCAGGCTCAATATGGGAATTTCATGTGAATCCATAAGCTGAACAAGATCCTTCAAATAGCCGAACCGTTTTCTGGATGCATCAATTGTGATCCGTTTACTATTGCTTTCACCGGCTCCTAAAGCATTGGCGACAACTCCCGTAATATCCGACTGGGTGATAATGCCAACCAGGTTTTTATTTTCCAGGACAGGAAACGCAGCAACGCTATGTTGCTGTCCCTGCCATATGGCGTCCTCTACAGGAAGATCCGGTGAGACGGTCATTGGTT
The nucleotide sequence above comes from Desulfobacterales bacterium. Encoded proteins:
- a CDS encoding CBS domain-containing protein produces the protein MRVKDFMKKEVITVEPQTPILDALDVMKKNNIRHLPVTQNGVLAGFVTRGMLRDASPSDATSLSIYELNYLVSKMTVKQIMIKEPMTVSPDLPVEDAIWQGQQHSVAAFPVLENKNLVGIITQSDITGVVANALGAGESNSKRITIDASRKRFGYLKDLVQLMDSHEIPILSLIGIERSQKGNWYIILRLRTEDASSAVADLKENGFNVTDVT